In Gadus chalcogrammus isolate NIFS_2021 chromosome 1, NIFS_Gcha_1.0, whole genome shotgun sequence, one DNA window encodes the following:
- the LOC130386474 gene encoding metaxin-2-like encodes MSLAAEAFVSQIAAVEPWPENATLYQPLKDDQILLSDCASSLAVQTYLRMCGLPVQVACKANAEYMSPSGKVPFVHVGNQVVSELGPIVQFTKAKGHSLSDGLDDVQRAEMKAYMELVHNMLLTAELYVQWCDDSTAAEISRPRYSSPYSWPLNHILAYQKQWDVRRKMKAIGWGGKCLEQVYEDVSQCCQALSQRLGTQPYFFKNTAQTEAKKTSEVFITLTEESVSGERSEEEAKEREHEAGGDPSCSHPNP; translated from the exons ATGTCGCTCGCTGCCGAAGCCTTCGTGTCCCAGATAGCAG CTGTTGAGCCCTGGCCGGAAAATGCCACTTTGTACCAACCGCTGaagg ATGATCAGATCCTGCTCTCGGATTGTGCCTCATCTCTGGCCGTTCAG ACCTACCTGAGGATGTGTGGCCTTCCAGTCCAAGTTGCTTGCAAGGCCAACGCAGAGTATATGTCCCCCTCTG GGAAGGTTCCATTTGTACATGTTGGGAACCAGGTGGTGTCTGAACTGGGACCCATTGTCCAGTTTACTAAAGCCAAG ggcCATTCTCTCAGTGACGGCCTTGATGATGTCCAGAGAGCAGAGATGAAAGCGTACATGGAGCTGGTCCACAACATGCTGCTGACTGCAGAG TTGTACGTCCAGTGGTGTGATGATTCTACAGCTGCTGAG ATCTCTCGGCCCAGATACAGCAGTCCGTACTCATGGCCACTGAACCACATCCTGGCCTACCAGAAGCAGTGGGACGTCCGCAGGAAGATGAAGGCTATTGGCTGGGGAGGAAAGTGCCTGGAACAG GTGTATGAGGATGTGAGCCAGTGTTGTCAGGCGCTGTCCCAGAGGCTGGGAACTCAGCCATACTTCTTCAAAAACA CGGCTCAGACAGAGGCGAAGAAGACGTCCGAGGTCTTCATCACCCTCACAGAGGAGAGCGTGAGCGGGGAGCGAAGTgaggaggaggcgaaggagcGGGAACATGAGGCGGGAGGCGATCCGTCTTGCTCTCACCCCAATCCTTGA